In the Cydia amplana chromosome 14, ilCydAmpl1.1, whole genome shotgun sequence genome, one interval contains:
- the LOC134653965 gene encoding voltage-dependent anion-selective channel-like isoform X1, with protein MSIFESLYSFVNSDSVFEWRWPKVSAVTYERKPCVREDGSMGEHVVCFDKGREVACPDGYDDDGGSDSHGGGFGIAFWSFSDSKMGSSPPPYYADLGKKANDVFGKGYHFGVFKLDLKTKSESGVEFTSGITSNQESGKVFGSLSSKFAVKDYGLTFTEKWNTDNTLATDITIQDKIAAGLKVTLEGTFAPQTGSKSGKLKSSFANETVAINTNVDLDLAGPIVDVAAVLKYQGWLAGAHTQFDSQKAKFAKNNFAFGYQTGDFNLHTNVDNGKDFGGSIYQKVSDKLDCGVSMKWSAGSADTLFGVGAKFALDADASLHAKINNKSLIGLGYQQKLRPGVTLTLSAAIDGQNFNAGGHKVGVALELEP; from the exons GATGGATCGATGGGCGAGCATGTGGTCTGCTTCGACAAGGGACGGGAGGTGGCCTGCCCCGACGGATACGATGACGATGGCGGCAGTGACAGCCACGGCGGCGGCTTTGGGATTGCCTTCTGGAGCTTTTCAGATTCTAAG ATGGGTTCCAGCCCTCCTCCCTACTATGCCGATCTTGGCAAGAAGGCCAATGATGTATTCGGCAAGGGTTACCACTTCGGAGTGTTCAAACTTGACCTGAAGACCAAGAGTGAGTCTGGTGTGGAGTTCACCAGTGGCATCACCTCCAACCAGGAGAGTGGAAAG GTGTTTGGCAGCCTTTCGTCCAAATTCGCCGTGAAGGACTATGGCCTGACATTCACAGAGAAGTGGAACACGGACAACACACTCGCTACTGACATCACAATTCAGGACAAGATCGCCGCTGGTCTCAAGGTTACTCTGGAGGGAACCTTCGCCCCACAGACCGG GAGCAAGAGCGGTAAACTAAAGTCGTCGTTCGCGAACGAAACTGTGGCCATCAACACCAACGTGGACCTGGACCTGGCTGGACCCATCGTGGACGTGGCCGCCGTCCTCAAGTACCAGGGCTGGCTCGCCGGCGCGCACACGCAGTTCGACTCGCAGAAGGCCAAGTTCGCCAAGAACAACTTCGCCTTCGGATACCAGACCGGAGACTTCAACCTACACACCAATGT CGACAACGGCAAGGACTTCGGTGGCTCCATCTACCAGAAGGTGTCTGACAAGCTGGACTGCGGCGTCAGCATGAAGTGGTCGGCGGGCTCGGCCGACACGCTGTTCGGCGTGGGCGCCAAGTTCGCGCTCGACGCCGACGCGTCGCTCCACGCCAAGATCAACAACAAGTCGCTCATCGGTCTCGGCTACCAGCAGAAGTTGCGCCCTG GCGTGACCCTGACCCTCTCGGCCGCCATCGACGGCCAGAACTTCAACGCCGGCGGGCACAAGGTCGGCGTCGCCCTCGAGCTGGAGCCCTAA
- the LOC134653965 gene encoding voltage-dependent anion-selective channel-like isoform X2: protein MGSSPPPYYADLGKKANDVFGKGYHFGVFKLDLKTKSESGVEFTSGITSNQESGKVFGSLSSKFAVKDYGLTFTEKWNTDNTLATDITIQDKIAAGLKVTLEGTFAPQTGSKSGKLKSSFANETVAINTNVDLDLAGPIVDVAAVLKYQGWLAGAHTQFDSQKAKFAKNNFAFGYQTGDFNLHTNVDNGKDFGGSIYQKVSDKLDCGVSMKWSAGSADTLFGVGAKFALDADASLHAKINNKSLIGLGYQQKLRPGVTLTLSAAIDGQNFNAGGHKVGVALELEP, encoded by the exons ATGGGTTCCAGCCCTCCTCCCTACTATGCCGATCTTGGCAAGAAGGCCAATGATGTATTCGGCAAGGGTTACCACTTCGGAGTGTTCAAACTTGACCTGAAGACCAAGAGTGAGTCTGGTGTGGAGTTCACCAGTGGCATCACCTCCAACCAGGAGAGTGGAAAG GTGTTTGGCAGCCTTTCGTCCAAATTCGCCGTGAAGGACTATGGCCTGACATTCACAGAGAAGTGGAACACGGACAACACACTCGCTACTGACATCACAATTCAGGACAAGATCGCCGCTGGTCTCAAGGTTACTCTGGAGGGAACCTTCGCCCCACAGACCGG GAGCAAGAGCGGTAAACTAAAGTCGTCGTTCGCGAACGAAACTGTGGCCATCAACACCAACGTGGACCTGGACCTGGCTGGACCCATCGTGGACGTGGCCGCCGTCCTCAAGTACCAGGGCTGGCTCGCCGGCGCGCACACGCAGTTCGACTCGCAGAAGGCCAAGTTCGCCAAGAACAACTTCGCCTTCGGATACCAGACCGGAGACTTCAACCTACACACCAATGT CGACAACGGCAAGGACTTCGGTGGCTCCATCTACCAGAAGGTGTCTGACAAGCTGGACTGCGGCGTCAGCATGAAGTGGTCGGCGGGCTCGGCCGACACGCTGTTCGGCGTGGGCGCCAAGTTCGCGCTCGACGCCGACGCGTCGCTCCACGCCAAGATCAACAACAAGTCGCTCATCGGTCTCGGCTACCAGCAGAAGTTGCGCCCTG GCGTGACCCTGACCCTCTCGGCCGCCATCGACGGCCAGAACTTCAACGCCGGCGGGCACAAGGTCGGCGTCGCCCTCGAGCTGGAGCCCTAA
- the LOC134654030 gene encoding COP9 signalosome complex subunit 4, with protein MPLNLQSVRQYLNELRNSGGLHKDQAEKYRNVLMEILKNPEGDLADSLKAFVEAIVNENVSLVISRQLLTDVSTHLALLPDPVSQDVSHYALDVIQPRVISFEEQVASIRQHLADIYERNQNWKEAANVLVGIPLETGQKQYTVDYKLETYLKIARLYLEVDDPVQAEAYVNRASLLQAETTNEQLQIYYKVCYARVLDYRRKFIEAAQRYNELSYRNIIHEDERMTCLRNALICTVLASAGQQRSRMLATLFKDERCQQLPAYSILEKMYLDRIIRRSELHEFEALMQTHQKATTPDGSSILDRAVFEHNLLSASKLYNNITFEELGALLETPPPRAERIAAHMISEQRMNGHIDQISARVHFETREILPQWDKQIQSLCYQVNSLIEKIGAAEPEWMAKIVEEEMIQ; from the exons ATGCCGCTGAACTTACAATCAGTCCGGCAGTATTTGAATGAACTGAGGAATTCTGGAGGATTACACAAAGATCAAGCAGAAAA GTATCGCAATGTTCTTATGGAGATACTCAAAAATCCTGAGGGTGATTTAGCAGACTCGCTCAAAGCATTTGTGGAAGCAA tTGTGAATGAGAATGTGAGCCTCGTGATCTCCCGACAGCTGCTGACGGATGTCAGTACACATTTGGCCCTATTGCCAGACCCTGTGTCACAGGACGTCTCACACTATGCATTAGATGTCATACAACCAAGAGTCATCTCATTTGAGGaacag GTTGCAAGCATCAGACAACATTTGGCCGACATTTACGAACGCAACCAAAACTGGAAGGAAGCTGCAAATGTACTAGTTGGAATTCCTTTAGAGACTGGACAAAA gCAGTACACAGTAGACTACAAACTAGAGACTTACCTAAAGATCGCGCGCCTCTACCTGGAGGTGGACGACCCTGTGCAAGCGGAGGCCTACGTCAACAGGGCTTCGCTGTTACAGGCGGAGACCACTAATGAACAGCTGCAAATATATTACAAAGTGTGCTACGCACGAGTCTTGGATTATAGGAG AAAATTCATAGAAGCGGCGCAGAGATACAACGAGCTCTCGTACCGCAACATCATCCACGAGGACGAGCGCATGACGTGCCTCCGCAACGCTCTCATCTGCACCGTGCTGGCCTCCGCCG GTCAACAAAGATCCAGAATGTTAGCCACGTTATTCAAGGACGAGCGCTGCCAGCAACTACCCGCTTATTCCATCCTGGAGAAGATGTACCTGGACCGCATCATCCGCCGCTCCGAGCTGCACGAATTCGAAGCTCTCATGCAGACGCATCAAAAG GCGACGACGCCGGACGGCTCGTCGATCCTGGACCGCGCCGTGTTCGAGCACAACCTGCTGTCGGCGAGCAAGCTGTACAACAACATCACGTTCGAGGAGCTCGGCGCGCTGCTCgagacgccgccgccgcgcgcggaACGCATCGCCGCGCACATGATCTCCGAGCAGCGCATGAACGGGCACATCGACCAGATCAGCGCGAGGGTGCATTTTGAAA CCCGTGAGATCCTACCGCAGTGGGACAAACAGATCCAGAGCCTGTGCTACCAGGTCAACAGCCTCATCGAGAAGATCGGCGCCGCCGAGCCCGAGTGGATGGCCAAGATCGTCGAGGAGGAGATGATACAGTAA